The Flavobacterium sp. HJ-32-4 genome contains a region encoding:
- a CDS encoding Ig-like domain-containing protein, producing the protein MKSIFNNQTLKRAAFCLAVVFLSACENDPDDFEEAKYSSNPDVFIDTFSAGLNYAAFSNSVVTAFQVDSEVTRNNSAASMRIDVPNVNDPLGTYAGGAFFTSVGRDLSGYNALTFWAKSSVAATLDVAGFGIDLGANKYQASVSGLSLTTTWRKYIIPIPDASKLKVEKGMFYYSEGPENGNGYSFWIDDVKFENLGTIAHGQASIVNGLDKVTTSFNGVTNTIDGILATFNMPNALNQNVSMSPSYLVFSSSDPAVATVNEAGLVTTVGSGSAVITATLNGQNALGSLTINSLGAFTSAPTPTEAANTVISIFSNHYTNVPVDYYNGYWAPYQTTQSSDFTVNGDDVLNYTNFNFVGTQFSNPTIDATMMSHFHTDIYIPGTLAAGANFKIRLVDFGNNGVFGGGDDTGHTITYTSPTLVAQNWVSLDIPFTSFTGLTSRAHLAQVIFEGTNISNFYADNIYLFNNGSVIPVVPTAAAPTPTVAATSVTSIFSDAYTNVAGTNFNPNWGQATQVTQVPIAGNNTLRYGGLNYQGIELGSAQNVTNRNVLHLDFYSANSTSLKVYLISPGPVEKSVTLTVPTVGGWNSIDIPLTSFAPVNLSNVFQMKFDGNGTIYLDNIYFRN; encoded by the coding sequence ATGAAATCAATTTTTAATAATCAAACGCTAAAACGTGCTGCTTTTTGCCTGGCAGTAGTTTTTTTGTCGGCTTGTGAAAACGATCCGGATGATTTTGAAGAAGCCAAGTATTCTTCTAATCCCGACGTGTTCATCGACACCTTTAGCGCCGGACTGAACTATGCTGCCTTCAGTAATAGCGTGGTGACGGCCTTTCAGGTAGACAGTGAGGTGACGCGTAACAATTCAGCCGCTTCGATGCGGATCGATGTCCCGAATGTCAACGACCCACTGGGTACCTACGCCGGCGGTGCCTTTTTTACCAGCGTCGGACGTGATCTGTCGGGTTACAATGCCCTGACGTTTTGGGCCAAGAGTTCGGTAGCCGCTACGTTGGATGTAGCCGGTTTTGGTATCGATTTGGGCGCCAACAAATACCAGGCGTCGGTTTCAGGATTGAGTTTGACGACCACCTGGAGAAAATACATCATCCCGATTCCGGATGCGTCTAAATTGAAAGTGGAAAAAGGCATGTTCTATTATTCAGAAGGCCCGGAGAATGGCAATGGCTATTCGTTTTGGATCGATGACGTAAAGTTTGAAAACCTGGGCACCATCGCGCACGGACAAGCGTCTATCGTAAATGGCCTGGATAAAGTGACGACGTCTTTCAACGGCGTTACGAACACGATTGACGGCATTCTTGCCACGTTTAACATGCCAAATGCCCTCAACCAAAACGTATCGATGTCGCCGTCTTATCTGGTTTTTTCTTCCTCTGACCCAGCGGTTGCCACCGTAAATGAAGCCGGCCTGGTCACGACAGTGGGTTCCGGAAGCGCGGTTATTACGGCCACGCTCAACGGGCAGAACGCGTTGGGCTCTCTTACGATAAACTCACTTGGGGCTTTTACAAGCGCACCTACACCAACAGAAGCCGCCAATACTGTTATTTCGATTTTTTCCAATCATTACACCAACGTGCCGGTTGATTACTACAACGGCTATTGGGCACCCTATCAAACCACCCAATCGTCCGATTTTACGGTTAATGGCGATGATGTGTTGAACTATACCAACTTTAATTTCGTTGGCACCCAGTTTTCCAATCCCACTATCGATGCTACGATGATGTCGCACTTCCATACGGATATTTATATTCCGGGAACGCTGGCAGCGGGCGCCAATTTTAAAATCAGATTGGTCGATTTTGGAAATAATGGCGTTTTCGGTGGCGGCGATGATACGGGCCACACCATTACCTACACCAGCCCAACGCTGGTAGCGCAAAACTGGGTGAGCCTTGACATTCCTTTTACGAGCTTCACCGGATTGACCAGCCGGGCGCATTTGGCTCAGGTGATATTTGAAGGAACGAACATATCGAACTTCTATGCCGATAACATCTACCTGTTCAATAACGGAAGCGTCATTCCGGTCGTACCTACGGCGGCGGCACCAACACCTACCGTCGCTGCCACCAGTGTGACCTCCATCTTCAGCGATGCGTATACCAATGTTGCCGGAACCAATTTCAATCCGAATTGGGGACAGGCAACGCAAGTAACCCAGGTGCCTATTGCCGGTAATAACACCTTGCGGTATGGCGGCTTGAATTACCAGGGAATTGAGTTAGGAAGCGCACAAAATGTGACCAACCGAAACGTGTTGCACCTTGATTTTTACTCCGCCAATTCCACCAGCCTGAAAGTGTATTTGATTAGCCCGGGTCCGGTAGAAAAATCCGTTACGTTAACGGTTCCGACTGTCGGAGGATGGAACAGTATCGATATTCCACTCACCAGTTTTGCCCCCGTTAACCTGTCTAATGTGTTTCAGATGAAGTTCGACGGCAATGGAACCATTTACCTGGACAATATTTACTTCCGTAATTAA